Proteins encoded within one genomic window of uncultured Draconibacterium sp.:
- a CDS encoding RagB/SusD family nutrient uptake outer membrane protein, translating to MKTKYRITYIVMAIVMASFTFVSCVNDLDTVPLDEDLLTADKLNNDASYKGMLAKCYAALVVGGQKGVDGDPDISSIDGGFSSYLRQLWNHQELTTDEAICAWNDGNLRDLHDMDWTPSNEFVTAMYYRITLEIAYCNNLIQLTNEQDQFKAYNTEARFLRALSYWHMLDMFGTGPFVTDEDPVGSFFFPEQATAQQLFDYIESELLAIEGELADPGTNEYGRADKAAAWMILSKLYLNAETYVGTEKYTECITYTKKIISAGYSLEPDYQNLFLADNYLRTNEIIFPIVCDGEHTQTWGGMTFIIHSTIGGDMPASESGVDGGWGGNRTTKSFVNLFGDITGETDSRALFWEEGQNLEISDIFNFRDGYALRKFKNITSDGTVGSNLSHPDTDFPMFRYADALLMYAEAVVRGGTGGDMATAVGYINDIRERAYGDDSGDIAQGDLDLDFILDERGRELYWECHRRTDLRRFGKLSGSSYIWPWKGAVAAGTSVDEKYDLFPIPNSDINANPNLKQINY from the coding sequence ATGAAAACAAAATATAGAATTACATATATAGTGATGGCAATAGTGATGGCTTCGTTCACTTTTGTGTCATGTGTCAATGATTTGGACACAGTACCACTTGACGAGGATTTACTTACTGCCGATAAACTCAACAACGATGCATCATACAAAGGTATGCTGGCCAAATGTTATGCAGCTCTTGTTGTTGGCGGACAGAAAGGTGTTGACGGAGACCCCGACATTAGTAGTATTGACGGTGGTTTTTCATCCTACCTGCGCCAGTTATGGAACCACCAGGAGTTAACTACCGATGAAGCAATTTGTGCCTGGAACGACGGTAACCTTCGTGATTTGCACGATATGGACTGGACTCCTTCAAACGAGTTTGTTACTGCCATGTATTACAGGATTACATTAGAAATCGCATACTGTAACAATCTTATTCAATTGACTAATGAACAAGACCAATTTAAAGCCTACAATACTGAGGCACGTTTTCTCAGGGCTTTATCATATTGGCACATGCTTGATATGTTTGGAACAGGGCCGTTTGTTACCGATGAAGATCCGGTAGGTTCTTTCTTTTTCCCGGAACAGGCAACAGCACAACAACTTTTCGATTACATTGAGTCGGAATTACTTGCAATAGAAGGCGAGCTGGCCGATCCCGGGACTAACGAATACGGACGGGCTGATAAAGCTGCTGCCTGGATGATTTTGTCGAAACTGTATTTAAATGCCGAAACTTACGTAGGCACGGAAAAATACACCGAGTGTATAACTTACACAAAGAAAATTATTAGCGCAGGATACAGCCTGGAACCGGATTACCAAAACCTGTTTCTTGCCGACAATTACCTGCGTACGAATGAAATTATTTTCCCGATTGTTTGTGATGGGGAACATACCCAAACATGGGGAGGAATGACCTTCATTATTCACTCGACTATTGGTGGCGATATGCCAGCTTCCGAATCAGGAGTTGATGGCGGATGGGGTGGAAACCGTACCACAAAATCATTTGTGAACCTTTTCGGAGATATCACCGGCGAAACTGACAGCCGCGCCCTATTCTGGGAAGAAGGACAAAACCTGGAAATCAGCGACATTTTCAATTTCAGAGATGGCTATGCACTACGTAAATTTAAAAACATTACTTCGGATGGCACTGTTGGTTCCAACCTGTCGCATCCTGATACCGATTTTCCCATGTTCAGATATGCTGACGCGCTATTAATGTATGCAGAAGCAGTTGTACGTGGCGGAACAGGTGGCGATATGGCTACTGCCGTTGGTTATATTAACGACATCAGAGAACGTGCTTATGGCGATGATTCGGGAGATATTGCCCAGGGAGACCTTGATTTAGACTTCATCCTGGACGAACGCGGACGTGAACTTTACTGGGAATGCCACCGCCGTACAGATTTGCGCCGTTTTGGAAAACTAAGCGGTTCATCGTACATCTGGCCCTGGAAAGGTGCTGTTGCAGCAGGAACTTCTGTTGATGAGAAATATGATTTGTTTCCGATACCTAATTCAGATATCAATGCCAATCCAAATCTGAAACAGATCAATTATTAA
- a CDS encoding LacI family DNA-binding transcriptional regulator: protein MKSGLVTIKDLARELNISASTVSRALKDHPDISKETKRAVQELAQKLNYQPNAVALSLKQRRSNTIGVIIPEIVHYFFSSVISGIEDVAYDAGFNVIICQSNERYEREVANAKTLISSRVDGVLVSISKETTDYKHLYNFSDNEVPMVFYDRVVPGIAADQVIIDDFDAAYRATRHLIDSGRTRIAHLGGPMALLIGQNRKSGYLKALNEEGIPVDEDLILEADSFEKARMAIMKLINQKKKFDGVFATNDLTAIGAMQTIQKKGYKIPDEIAIVGFSDGRFSGITDPTLTSVDQHGYEMGTLATQMLLKRILSEDDEYPAETKVLNAGLIVRGSSII from the coding sequence ATGAAAAGCGGACTGGTAACGATAAAAGACTTGGCTCGTGAATTGAATATTTCAGCGTCGACGGTGTCGCGTGCGTTGAAAGACCACCCCGATATCAGTAAAGAAACCAAGCGCGCTGTTCAGGAACTGGCTCAAAAGCTAAATTACCAACCCAATGCTGTTGCACTTAGTTTAAAGCAACGACGTAGCAATACTATAGGTGTTATCATTCCCGAAATTGTCCACTATTTTTTCTCATCGGTTATTAGCGGAATTGAAGATGTTGCGTACGATGCCGGTTTTAACGTAATTATTTGCCAAAGCAACGAGCGTTACGAGCGCGAAGTGGCCAATGCAAAAACGTTGATATCGAGCCGTGTCGACGGTGTTTTGGTATCTATATCGAAAGAAACTACCGATTACAAACATTTATATAATTTTAGCGATAATGAAGTGCCAATGGTATTTTATGACCGCGTTGTTCCAGGCATTGCTGCCGACCAGGTTATTATCGACGATTTTGACGCTGCATACCGTGCAACCCGTCATTTAATTGACAGCGGAAGAACCCGGATTGCACATTTGGGCGGGCCAATGGCCTTACTGATTGGGCAAAACCGAAAAAGTGGTTACCTGAAAGCTTTAAACGAAGAAGGAATTCCTGTTGATGAAGATCTGATCCTGGAAGCTGACTCTTTTGAGAAAGCACGAATGGCTATAATGAAACTCATTAATCAAAAGAAAAAATTTGATGGCGTGTTTGCCACAAACGATCTTACTGCCATTGGCGCCATGCAAACCATTCAGAAAAAAGGCTACAAAATACCTGATGAGATTGCGATTGTTGGCTTTTCCGATGGTCGTTTTTCGGGCATTACCGATCCAACGCTAACTTCGGTAGACCAGCATGGCTACGAAATGGGAACGCTGGCAACACAAATGCTGTTAAAACGAATTCTATCGGAAGACGATGAATATCCGGCTGAGACAAAAGTCTTGAATGCGGGTCTTATTGTTCGTGGATCATCTATTATATAA
- a CDS encoding MFS transporter, whose protein sequence is MRKKPTLSFWQIWNMSFGFLGIQFGFALQNANVSRIFETLGANVEDIPILWIAAPVTGLIVQPIIGHMSDKTWNRFGRRRPYFLFGAIFASLALLLMPNSPALWVAAGTLWIMDASINISMEPFRAFVGDMLPNEQRTKGFAMQSFFIGTGAVVGSVLPYAMTNWLNIPNTAPEGVIPPSVRWSFYIGGVVFFLAILWTIFSTKEYPPEDLKAFEESERQTTNKAEIVNEEEVVSSRFAKVGGILGMLGLLIVVVTKLMELEKELYILGGILFLFFLLMMMAALLKSQKKDKNALVEIFSDLLRMPVTMKQLALVQFFTWVGLFALWIYATAGITSHVYGTSDTTTKLYNDGADWVTILFGVYNGVAALMAFALPVIAKYTNRKITHFISLIIGGVSLASIYLFNDPNWLIVPMIGIGIAWASILSMPYAILTGSLPANKMGIYMGIFNFFIVIPQILAATILGFMVKDLFGGESILALVFGGVSMVIAAVLVLFVKDVAIEN, encoded by the coding sequence ATGCGCAAAAAACCTACGTTAAGTTTTTGGCAGATTTGGAATATGAGTTTTGGTTTTCTGGGTATCCAGTTTGGGTTTGCCCTGCAGAATGCCAATGTAAGCCGTATTTTCGAAACACTTGGGGCCAATGTTGAGGACATCCCTATTTTGTGGATTGCCGCACCGGTTACCGGGTTAATTGTTCAGCCGATAATCGGGCACATGAGCGATAAAACCTGGAACCGATTCGGACGAAGACGGCCTTACTTTTTGTTTGGAGCAATTTTCGCTTCGCTGGCCCTTTTATTAATGCCAAACTCGCCCGCCTTATGGGTTGCTGCCGGTACACTTTGGATAATGGATGCTTCCATTAATATTTCGATGGAGCCGTTCCGCGCTTTTGTTGGCGATATGTTGCCCAACGAACAACGTACCAAGGGTTTTGCCATGCAAAGCTTTTTTATTGGTACAGGTGCCGTTGTGGGATCTGTGCTTCCGTATGCGATGACCAATTGGCTGAATATTCCCAATACGGCTCCCGAAGGAGTAATTCCTCCATCGGTGCGTTGGTCGTTCTACATTGGAGGTGTCGTTTTCTTTTTGGCCATTCTGTGGACCATTTTTTCAACCAAAGAATACCCACCTGAAGACCTGAAAGCGTTTGAAGAAAGTGAAAGACAGACAACCAATAAAGCTGAGATAGTTAACGAAGAAGAAGTGGTGAGCAGCCGATTTGCAAAAGTTGGTGGAATACTGGGGATGCTTGGTTTGCTGATAGTAGTAGTTACAAAACTGATGGAGTTGGAAAAGGAGCTGTACATTCTTGGAGGTATTCTTTTTCTGTTCTTTTTATTGATGATGATGGCTGCCTTGCTAAAATCACAGAAGAAGGACAAGAATGCTTTGGTAGAGATTTTCAGTGATTTATTGCGCATGCCGGTTACTATGAAACAACTGGCGTTGGTGCAGTTTTTTACCTGGGTTGGTTTGTTTGCTTTGTGGATTTATGCCACTGCAGGAATTACCAGCCATGTGTACGGAACTTCTGATACAACCACAAAATTGTACAACGATGGTGCCGACTGGGTAACCATCCTTTTTGGCGTTTATAATGGAGTTGCTGCACTAATGGCATTTGCTTTGCCCGTTATTGCAAAGTATACCAACCGAAAAATTACACACTTCATTAGTTTAATAATTGGTGGTGTGAGTCTGGCCTCCATCTACCTTTTTAACGATCCAAACTGGCTAATTGTACCAATGATTGGAATTGGTATTGCCTGGGCAAGTATTCTTTCTATGCCTTATGCCATTCTTACCGGATCGTTGCCAGCAAACAAAATGGGAATTTACATGGGGATTTTCAACTTCTTTATTGTAATACCGCAAATTCTGGCGGCAACCATTTTGGGTTTCATGGTAAAAGATTTGTTTGGAGGAGAGTCGATTTTAGCACTCGTTTTTGGTGGAGTATCAATGGTGATAGCAGCCGTGCTGGTACTTTTTGTAAAAGACGTTGCAATAGAAAATTAA
- a CDS encoding TonB-dependent receptor, translating into MRIIRKNLKVVLFLFAMLSFSLGYAQVKTVTGTVSDAGNGEPLPGVTIVVKGTTQGTITDFDGNFSIDVEQGQTIVLSYIGYTPQEVLITASNLVNVQLEQSMENLDEVVVIGYGQVRKEDATGSVATVSSSDFNQGASNSPQDLLMGKVPGVHIQTEGGAPGSASKIRIRGGSSMSASNDPLIVIDGMPIDNRTIDGMSNVLTSINPNDIETMTVLKDASATAIYGSRASNGVILITTKEGSKNQELKIEIDSKVNISEIKEYIDVLNAGEYRTLVNERAAISSAVNPALLGNSNTNWQDEIFQTAIGHEHNLGVSGSIKNIPVRASVGYTDQFGILRTSSMERKTGTLKVNPSFLNNHLTITAGIKYMNIDNRFADKGAIGSALRFDPTQSVFNNTGIYGGYTTWLTTDGSRNINGTRNPVAQLQQKRDISNVDRYIVDAQVNYKLHFFPDITATLKVGLDKSESDGSVNTDLDASWVRTASSGVARDYTQERKNELLDFYLTYKKDLPGIESRIDAMAGYEWQHFWSAASAYEVDRFDTVIEDSKDETENYLVSFFGRANYSYKEKYLLTVTLRNDGSSRFHKDNRWGLYPSTALGWRLIEEPFIQNLNTFSNLKLRLGYGITGQQELNSGDYPYLGVYQLSDSRTQYKLGDQYYTLIRPNGFDSSLEWEETTTYNVGLDFGFLNNRITGSVDVYKRITKNLLNTIPVPSGTNYTDRLLTNVGDLKNTGVEFAVNAIPVTTKDLTWEVSFNLTHNKNKVTKLTNYDDPNYTGVDVGDISGVGVGNKIQKHSVGHALNTFYVYQQVYDANGKPIEGLYVDRNNDGEINVDDKYYADSPVPDVFMGLSSMLTYKNFDFAFNARAAIGGQIYNNVIVGARYQEMTVNEYLTNLPSEINNSKFTTAQQYSDYFLEDASFFRVDNVTLGYNFRDILKNSLGWNLNARLYGSVQNVFVITDYSGLDPEVNNGIDNDIYPRPRVYLFGMNITF; encoded by the coding sequence ATGAGGATTATTCGTAAAAACCTTAAAGTAGTCTTGTTTTTGTTTGCTATGCTGAGCTTTAGTCTTGGTTATGCGCAGGTAAAAACAGTTACAGGTACTGTTAGCGATGCCGGAAACGGCGAGCCTTTACCTGGTGTTACCATTGTAGTTAAAGGAACTACACAAGGAACAATTACCGATTTTGACGGAAATTTCAGTATTGATGTTGAGCAAGGACAAACCATTGTTCTTTCATACATTGGCTACACTCCGCAGGAAGTACTTATTACAGCTTCAAATCTGGTAAATGTTCAGTTGGAACAATCAATGGAAAACCTCGACGAGGTTGTTGTAATTGGATATGGACAAGTACGGAAAGAAGACGCAACCGGCTCGGTAGCAACTGTTTCTTCTTCCGATTTTAACCAAGGAGCAAGCAATTCTCCACAAGATCTTTTAATGGGTAAAGTGCCGGGAGTGCATATTCAAACCGAAGGTGGAGCTCCGGGATCTGCCTCTAAAATTCGTATTCGCGGAGGTTCGTCGATGTCGGCAAGTAACGACCCACTGATCGTAATCGACGGAATGCCTATTGATAACCGCACTATTGACGGGATGAGCAATGTTCTTACTTCGATTAACCCAAACGATATTGAAACCATGACCGTACTTAAAGATGCTTCGGCTACAGCTATTTACGGTTCACGTGCATCAAACGGGGTAATTTTGATAACTACTAAAGAAGGCTCGAAAAACCAAGAACTCAAAATCGAGATAGATTCAAAAGTTAATATTAGTGAAATTAAAGAATACATTGATGTATTAAACGCCGGCGAATACAGGACTTTGGTAAATGAAAGAGCTGCTATTAGTTCCGCAGTAAATCCTGCTTTGCTGGGCAATTCCAACACCAACTGGCAAGACGAAATTTTCCAGACCGCCATAGGACATGAGCATAACTTGGGAGTCTCCGGCTCGATTAAAAACATTCCTGTCCGCGCTTCTGTGGGTTACACCGATCAGTTTGGTATTTTAAGAACTTCATCAATGGAAAGGAAGACTGGGACATTAAAAGTGAACCCGAGTTTTTTAAACAACCACCTTACAATTACGGCAGGCATTAAATATATGAACATAGACAATCGCTTTGCCGATAAAGGTGCTATTGGAAGTGCCCTGCGTTTCGATCCTACCCAATCGGTATTCAACAATACAGGTATTTATGGTGGTTATACTACATGGCTAACAACTGATGGCTCAAGAAACATTAACGGAACCCGGAATCCGGTTGCACAGTTGCAACAAAAAAGGGATATCTCGAATGTTGATCGCTACATTGTTGATGCACAGGTAAACTACAAATTACATTTCTTCCCTGATATTACTGCTACGTTAAAAGTTGGCCTGGATAAATCAGAAAGCGATGGTTCTGTCAATACCGATCTGGATGCATCTTGGGTACGCACAGCATCGTCGGGTGTAGCACGCGATTATACACAGGAAAGGAAAAATGAACTACTCGATTTTTACCTGACTTACAAAAAAGATCTTCCTGGTATTGAAAGCCGGATTGACGCAATGGCCGGTTACGAATGGCAGCATTTCTGGTCTGCCGCTTCAGCTTACGAAGTTGACAGATTCGATACCGTAATAGAAGATTCAAAAGATGAAACTGAAAACTATCTTGTTTCATTTTTTGGAAGGGCGAACTATTCTTATAAAGAAAAATATTTACTTACTGTCACGCTAAGGAACGATGGTTCATCCAGGTTTCATAAAGATAACCGGTGGGGATTGTATCCTTCAACTGCACTGGGTTGGAGACTGATTGAAGAGCCATTTATTCAAAACTTAAACACTTTTAGTAACCTGAAATTAAGATTAGGCTATGGTATTACCGGCCAGCAGGAACTTAACAGTGGCGATTATCCTTACCTCGGAGTTTACCAGCTAAGTGACTCCAGAACGCAATACAAGCTGGGCGACCAGTATTATACTTTGATTCGTCCCAATGGATTCGACTCAAGTCTTGAATGGGAAGAAACCACTACTTATAACGTAGGTCTCGATTTTGGCTTTTTAAACAATCGCATTACAGGTTCAGTTGATGTTTACAAACGCATCACCAAGAACCTGTTGAACACCATTCCGGTTCCTTCAGGTACCAACTATACCGACCGTTTGCTAACCAATGTAGGCGATCTTAAAAACACAGGTGTTGAGTTTGCAGTAAATGCCATACCGGTTACAACAAAAGATTTAACATGGGAAGTTAGTTTTAACCTTACCCACAACAAAAACAAGGTAACCAAGCTTACCAATTACGACGACCCTAATTACACCGGTGTTGATGTTGGAGATATTAGTGGCGTTGGCGTTGGAAATAAAATTCAAAAGCATTCGGTAGGACATGCATTAAATACTTTTTACGTATATCAACAGGTGTATGATGCAAATGGGAAACCTATTGAGGGATTGTACGTTGACAGAAACAACGACGGAGAAATTAATGTTGATGATAAATATTATGCCGACTCTCCTGTCCCTGACGTATTTATGGGACTCTCCTCTATGCTTACCTATAAAAATTTCGACTTTGCCTTTAATGCAAGAGCTGCCATTGGCGGACAAATATACAACAACGTAATAGTTGGTGCCCGCTACCAGGAGATGACTGTTAATGAATACCTGACTAACTTACCTTCGGAGATCAATAATTCGAAGTTTACTACTGCGCAGCAGTATTCCGATTATTTCCTGGAAGATGCTTCATTTTTCCGGGTTGATAACGTAACATTAGGCTATAACTTCCGTGATATCCTAAAAAACTCATTGGGTTGGAACCTGAATGCAAGGCTTTATGGTTCTGTTCAAAATGTATTTGTAATTACCGATTACTCAGGATTAGATCCCGAGGTTAACAACGGTATCGATAACGACATTTATCCCCGTCCAAGAGTATATCTCTTCGGGATGAACATTACCTTTTAA
- a CDS encoding family 65 glycosyl hydrolase domain-containing protein: MKNYIIHHDWKIVEEGFVPELNRISESIFSIGNGKMGQRANFEEKYSGDTLNGTYVAGIYYPDKTRVGWWKNGYPEYFAKIINSTNWVGVGVTINGEELDLAKAKVLSFKRELDMQHGLLTRCFVAELQNGNQVEVCSHRFVSTVATEIGAIRYTVKALNFDGEIKVTPYLDGDVENEDSNYDEKFWVEVARAVGGPEGYLTVETLKTGFHVSSGMWFQLTKNGNKVDTDIVNREREKYIEASQKVSVEKGDEIVVEKFSSTVSSLDYEKESLPEKAKEAVDLAVEAGFDALFESHKNRWLQKWATSDIKIEGDVAAQQGIRFNIFQLNQTYSGEDERLNIGPKGFTGEKYGGVTYWDTEAYCLPFYLSTAPQKVSRNLLIYRRKHLEKAIENAEKLGFKNGAALYPMVTINGEECHNEWEITFEEVHRNGAIAYAIFDYINYTGDKEYLAPMGFEVLLGISRFWSQRVNWSADKERYVMLGVTGPNEYENNVNNNFHTSYLAVWTLKYTLEAIEYLKKEFPFLFEEMVEKWKFNELQETARWRDIIDKMYFARDEKRGIYLQQDGFLDKDLTPVAELPAEDLPINQNWSWDRILRAPYIKQADTLQSLYLFQENFTTEELKRHFDFYESLTVHESSLSPCVHSILAAKIGYQEKAYEMYLRTSRLDLDDYNNDTEDGLHITSMGGTWMSFVMAFGGMRVVNNKLTFNPFLPESWKSYGFRIDFGGAHLEVKMEHGEFVVVNHSAVDVAATVWGVEHKIAGNSTLEIKK, encoded by the coding sequence ATGAAGAATTATATCATTCATCACGACTGGAAAATTGTTGAAGAGGGTTTTGTTCCGGAACTCAACCGAATATCAGAAAGTATTTTTAGTATCGGAAACGGGAAAATGGGTCAGCGCGCCAATTTCGAGGAAAAGTATTCAGGCGACACGCTGAACGGAACATATGTGGCCGGAATTTATTACCCGGACAAAACCCGCGTGGGATGGTGGAAAAACGGCTATCCGGAGTATTTTGCTAAGATCATCAATTCAACCAATTGGGTTGGAGTAGGAGTAACCATTAATGGTGAAGAACTTGATCTGGCAAAGGCAAAAGTACTTTCGTTTAAACGCGAGCTCGACATGCAGCACGGTTTGTTAACCCGTTGTTTTGTTGCCGAATTGCAAAATGGTAACCAGGTTGAGGTTTGTTCGCATCGTTTTGTTAGTACTGTAGCCACCGAAATCGGAGCTATCCGATACACGGTTAAAGCACTGAACTTTGATGGTGAGATAAAAGTTACGCCTTATCTCGATGGTGATGTGGAGAACGAAGACTCCAATTACGACGAGAAATTCTGGGTAGAAGTTGCCCGTGCCGTTGGCGGACCGGAAGGTTATCTTACAGTTGAAACCTTAAAAACCGGATTTCATGTAAGTAGCGGTATGTGGTTTCAATTAACAAAAAATGGAAATAAAGTAGACACAGACATTGTCAATAGGGAAAGGGAAAAGTATATTGAGGCATCTCAAAAGGTCTCGGTAGAGAAAGGTGATGAAATAGTAGTTGAGAAATTCTCTTCTACTGTTTCTTCCCTTGATTATGAAAAAGAGTCCCTTCCTGAAAAGGCAAAAGAAGCAGTGGATCTGGCTGTTGAGGCTGGTTTCGATGCGCTGTTCGAGAGTCATAAAAACCGCTGGCTGCAAAAATGGGCAACCAGCGATATCAAAATTGAAGGCGATGTTGCTGCCCAGCAGGGAATCCGCTTTAATATTTTTCAGCTTAATCAAACCTATTCGGGCGAAGATGAGCGGCTGAATATTGGGCCAAAAGGATTTACAGGTGAAAAATACGGCGGCGTAACCTACTGGGATACAGAAGCTTATTGTTTACCTTTCTACCTGAGTACAGCGCCACAAAAAGTTTCGCGTAACTTGTTGATTTATCGTCGTAAACATTTGGAAAAGGCTATTGAGAATGCCGAAAAGCTTGGCTTCAAAAATGGCGCAGCCTTGTACCCAATGGTTACCATTAACGGAGAAGAATGCCACAATGAGTGGGAAATAACCTTTGAAGAAGTTCACCGTAACGGAGCGATTGCTTATGCTATTTTCGACTACATAAATTACACTGGCGATAAAGAATACCTTGCACCGATGGGTTTTGAGGTGTTGCTGGGGATTAGTCGTTTTTGGAGCCAGCGCGTAAACTGGTCGGCCGACAAAGAAAGATATGTAATGCTGGGCGTTACCGGGCCAAACGAATACGAGAATAACGTAAACAATAACTTCCACACCAGCTACCTGGCCGTATGGACATTAAAATATACACTTGAAGCCATTGAATACCTGAAAAAAGAATTCCCGTTTTTGTTTGAAGAAATGGTGGAGAAATGGAAATTTAATGAGTTGCAGGAAACCGCGCGCTGGAGAGATATCATTGATAAAATGTATTTCGCAAGAGATGAGAAGCGTGGCATTTACCTGCAACAAGATGGATTTTTGGATAAAGATTTGACTCCGGTGGCTGAACTTCCGGCAGAAGATTTACCAATTAATCAGAACTGGTCGTGGGACCGCATTTTGCGCGCTCCATACATCAAACAGGCCGATACTTTGCAGAGTTTGTATTTGTTTCAGGAGAATTTTACTACTGAAGAGCTGAAACGACATTTCGATTTTTACGAGTCTTTAACTGTGCACGAATCATCACTGTCCCCATGTGTTCACTCCATTCTGGCGGCAAAAATCGGTTACCAGGAAAAAGCTTACGAAATGTATTTGCGCACTTCTCGCCTCGATTTGGATGATTACAACAATGACACCGAAGACGGCCTGCACATTACAAGTATGGGCGGAACATGGATGTCGTTTGTAATGGCATTTGGAGGAATGCGCGTGGTAAATAACAAACTCACATTCAATCCATTCCTGCCTGAATCATGGAAATCGTATGGATTCAGGATCGATTTTGGAGGTGCACATCTCGAAGTTAAAATGGAGCACGGCGAGTTTGTGGTAGTTAATCATTCTGCGGTTGATGTGGCAGCAACGGTTTGGGGAGTAGAGCATAAGATCGCCGGAAATTCAACCCTTGAAATTAAAAAGTAG
- a CDS encoding SusE domain-containing protein → MKKFRYIIVLFLAVLLFSCEDDDIIKLNESEYMPATNIEGFGTTLDISKDKKEETIKISYTPASYGVNIVSTHKLQFSVANDFSNPVTFDANASDNAFSFTVGALNEFLTETLALPVDEEATVSARVITYSLEGVDTLLSSPVSFSTTPYLDILFAPNTFYLFGDGVGRIAQNNKLRFKKVHSEEDVWTIVWMEATGTFKLCSDVNYKGVIGKVGDPENGEYTLGTVDNRGEDIPVPGTAGYYTVGINLATNKLLIEPANVYICGDNVGGWPTSTVIEENRFQQDTENKTMTLTKSLAGGELRLHVTHPYISGPDWWHAEFLFFDGKIEYREDGGDQDRVSVNAGERTITLDFINQTGKID, encoded by the coding sequence ATGAAAAAATTTAGATATATAATTGTATTGTTCCTGGCTGTATTGCTTTTTTCGTGCGAGGATGACGATATAATAAAATTAAATGAGTCGGAGTATATGCCGGCAACCAATATTGAGGGTTTTGGTACTACTTTGGACATATCGAAAGATAAAAAAGAAGAAACAATTAAAATATCGTATACACCTGCTTCTTACGGAGTAAATATTGTTTCAACGCATAAACTTCAGTTTTCTGTTGCAAACGATTTCTCAAATCCTGTTACTTTTGACGCTAACGCATCCGACAACGCATTTTCTTTTACTGTTGGTGCCCTCAACGAATTTCTTACTGAAACATTAGCGTTACCGGTTGATGAAGAAGCTACCGTATCGGCAAGAGTAATCACTTATTCCCTGGAAGGAGTTGATACCCTGTTATCTTCTCCGGTGAGTTTTTCAACCACTCCTTACTTAGATATTCTTTTTGCCCCTAATACTTTCTATCTTTTTGGTGATGGTGTTGGGCGAATTGCACAAAACAACAAGCTGAGATTTAAAAAGGTTCATAGCGAGGAAGATGTGTGGACGATCGTATGGATGGAAGCTACCGGAACCTTTAAGCTTTGTTCTGATGTAAATTATAAAGGAGTAATTGGCAAAGTTGGAGATCCGGAAAATGGCGAATATACTTTAGGAACCGTTGATAACCGGGGAGAAGATATACCAGTACCCGGAACTGCGGGATATTATACCGTTGGTATAAACCTGGCAACCAATAAACTGCTGATTGAACCTGCCAATGTTTACATCTGTGGCGATAACGTGGGTGGCTGGCCTACCAGCACTGTTATTGAAGAAAACAGGTTTCAGCAGGATACTGAAAACAAGACAATGACTTTAACCAAAAGTCTGGCTGGTGGCGAACTAAGGCTTCATGTAACACATCCATACATTTCCGGCCCCGACTGGTGGCATGCCGAATTCCTGTTCTTCGATGGTAAAATAGAATACAGGGAAGATGGCGGTGATCAGGATAGGGTAAGCGTCAACGCAGGCGAGCGGACTATTACACTTGACTTTATTAATCAAACAGGTAAAATCGATTAA